A stretch of the Capra hircus breed San Clemente chromosome 10, ASM170441v1, whole genome shotgun sequence genome encodes the following:
- the C10H14orf119 gene encoding uncharacterized protein C14orf119 homolog, translating to MPLESSSSSMPLSIPSPLPPVPDNISNSSPPPMSYITSQEMKCILHWFASWSGPQRERFLQDLVAKAVPGKLQPLLESLEQLSVSGANRPPCIFECQLRLWDQWFRGWAEQERNEFVRQLEVSEPDFVAKFYQAVAATAGKE from the coding sequence ATGCCACTGGAATCGTCTTCCTCTTCAATGCCGCTTTCCATCCCTTCTCCCTTACCCCCAGTACCAGACAATATTTCTAACTCTTCTCCTCCCCCAATGTCTTACATCACTTCCCAGGAGATGAAGTGTATTCTTCACTGGTTTGCCAGCTGGTCAGGTCCTCAGCGTGAACGTTTCCTTCAGGACCTGGTAGCTAAGGCAGTACCAGGAAAATTACAGCCATTGCTGGAAAGTCTGGAGCAGCTTAGTGTGTCTGGAGCAAACCGACCACCTTGTATCTTTGAGTGCCAGTTACGTCTTTGGGATCAGTGGTTTCGAGGTTGGGCTGAGCAGGAACGCAATGAATTTGTCAGGCAGCTGGAGGTCAGTGAGCCAGACTTTGTGGCAAAGTTTTACCAAGCAGTGGCTGctacagctggtaaagaatga